One region of Desmodus rotundus isolate HL8 chromosome 11, HLdesRot8A.1, whole genome shotgun sequence genomic DNA includes:
- the GJB7 gene encoding LOW QUALITY PROTEIN: gap junction beta-7 protein (The sequence of the model RefSeq protein was modified relative to this genomic sequence to represent the inferred CDS: inserted 4 bases in 2 codons) codes for MSWMFLRDLLSGVNKHSTRTGQIWLAVVFIFCLLVYMVAAEHVWKDEQEFECNIRQPGCENVCFDYFFPISQVRLWALKLITVSMSLLLIVLHVAYHEGREKAQKLYVSIGTMDGGLWYTYLISLVVKISFEIGFLVLFYKLYDGFSVPYLIKCDLKPCPNTVDCFMSKPXEKTIFILFMVITSCLCIVLNFTEVSFLVLKCLMKCSLQKCSKXDSSCVCEGPNLILVERGETGAPPPHQNHRSTSAISTPQPSETELPCNTQGG; via the exons ATGAGTTGGATGTTCCTCAGAGATCTCCTAAGTGGAGtgaataaacactcaaccaggaCTGGGCAGATTTGGCTAGCTGTTGTGTTCATCTTCTGCTTGCTGGTCTACATGGTGGCAGCAGAGCATGTGTGGAAAGATGAGCAGGAGTTTGAATGCAACATTAGACAGCCTGGTTGTGAAAATGTGTGTTTTGACTATTTCTTCCCCATCTCCCAGGTAAGACTTTGGGCCTTAAAACTGATCACGGTCTCCATGTCTTTGCTGCTCATTGTTCTACATGTAGCCTATCATGAGGGTAGAGAAAAAGCACAGAAACTATATGTTAGTATAGGTACAATGGATGGGGGCCTGTGGTACACCTACCTTATCAGCCTCGTTGTTAAAATTAGTTTTGAAATTGGCttcctggttttattttacaAGCTGTATGATGGCTTTAGTGTTCCTTACCTTATAAAGTGTGATTTGAAGCCCTGTCCCAACACTGTGGACTGCTTCATGTCCAAACC AGAGAAAACCATCTTCATCCTCTTCATGGTGATTACCTCATGCCTGTGCATTGTGTTGAATTTCACTGAAGTGAGCTTTTTGGTTCTCAAGTGCCTTATGAAGTGCTCTCTCCAAAAGTGCTCTAA GGACTCAAGTTGTGTGTGTGAAGGCCCCAACCTTATATTGGTTGAACGTGGTGAGACAGGGGCCCCTCCACCACACCAGAATCACCGTTCAACCTCTGCCATTAGCACACCCCAGCCAAGTGAAACAGAGCTTCCTTGCAACACACAAGGAGGTTAA